From Pseudoalteromonas viridis, the proteins below share one genomic window:
- a CDS encoding heavy metal translocating P-type ATPase yields MTTSCFHCLEPVPPGFSAHVQFESQPQPVCCTGCQAVAETILAQGMSDYYKFRTDSAGKVEELVPEQLKELLSYDNADIQQDFVSQQGELQEVLLSVEGISCAACAWLIEKQLLGLKGVARVDVNTSTHRAMILWHPQQCKLSDIIKSLHQIGYKAYPFQADDEAAQKQTVAKAYLRRLGVAGLMTMQVMMFAFAMYFGMFSGMEDNFEQYFRWISLFLASPVILYSAMPFLTNAIKGLRAKQLNMDLPVSLAIFGAYAASCYATVMSVGEVYFESICMFTFLLLLGKYLEFRARLKASEFTANLQKLLPLTARQLLPDGEQKIVAAKSLQLSDQIMIKPGETIPADGVLISGSTTVDESMMTGEHLPVKKYQTHQVYAGTINHDGVITIEINKVGQNTLLNQIIKLQHNALTKRPKIVEVTDKVAQWFVACLLIFASITAVAWYQIDPPHAFWVTISVLVATCPCALSLAIPTALTCAVATLTRKGILIKESHVLETVPKLTRMAFDKTGTLTEGRFSIESVSVLNKNWQESDVMALAVALERYSEHPIAKAFTELVVSPRQLSDVEVITGSGVKARFGEHSVAIGKSAWFGNHSSFAQATLFVDGKPIADFYLADKVRNSAPEIINYAQGQGLSCHLLSGDSSNAVKDLALELGLDTYKNACSPQDKQKQVESWSAQQHVVGMVGDGVNDSPVFNSAHLSIAMETGADISKNTADVVLLNSDLKSLQTLHQVAKKTKTVIKQNLTLSLCYNGSILPLAAMGLVPPWVAVIGMSASSILVITNSLRLLKL; encoded by the coding sequence ATGACAACCAGTTGTTTTCATTGTCTGGAGCCCGTACCGCCGGGGTTTTCTGCTCATGTACAATTCGAAAGCCAGCCGCAGCCGGTATGCTGCACTGGCTGTCAGGCGGTCGCCGAGACCATTCTCGCTCAGGGCATGAGCGACTACTATAAATTTCGTACCGACAGTGCGGGCAAAGTCGAAGAGCTGGTACCTGAGCAGTTAAAAGAACTGTTGAGCTATGACAATGCCGACATTCAACAGGATTTTGTCAGCCAGCAAGGCGAATTGCAGGAAGTTTTGCTCAGTGTTGAAGGCATAAGCTGCGCAGCCTGCGCCTGGTTAATTGAGAAGCAACTGCTCGGGCTTAAAGGCGTTGCCCGGGTTGATGTTAACACGTCAACCCACAGAGCCATGATCCTGTGGCACCCTCAGCAATGTAAGCTCAGTGATATTATCAAGTCACTGCATCAGATTGGCTACAAGGCCTACCCTTTTCAAGCCGATGATGAAGCCGCGCAAAAACAAACCGTAGCCAAAGCCTATTTACGCCGACTTGGCGTAGCAGGTCTGATGACCATGCAGGTTATGATGTTTGCGTTTGCTATGTATTTTGGCATGTTTTCCGGCATGGAAGACAATTTCGAACAATACTTCCGCTGGATCAGTTTGTTTTTAGCCTCTCCGGTGATCCTGTACTCGGCCATGCCGTTTTTGACCAATGCCATCAAAGGCCTCAGAGCTAAGCAGCTCAATATGGACTTGCCCGTGTCGCTGGCCATTTTTGGTGCCTATGCGGCAAGCTGTTACGCCACTGTGATGTCGGTGGGCGAAGTCTACTTTGAATCGATTTGTATGTTCACCTTCTTGCTCTTGCTCGGTAAGTACCTGGAGTTCCGGGCCCGACTAAAAGCCAGTGAATTTACAGCCAACCTGCAAAAACTGCTGCCACTGACTGCGCGTCAGTTACTGCCCGACGGCGAGCAAAAAATCGTCGCCGCAAAGAGCCTGCAACTAAGCGACCAAATCATGATCAAGCCCGGCGAAACCATCCCGGCCGATGGCGTATTGATCTCAGGCTCTACCACAGTTGACGAATCAATGATGACAGGCGAGCACCTGCCTGTTAAGAAGTATCAAACCCATCAAGTCTATGCTGGTACCATCAACCACGATGGGGTGATCACCATTGAAATCAACAAAGTAGGTCAAAACACCCTGCTTAATCAAATCATTAAGCTGCAACACAATGCCCTGACAAAACGCCCTAAAATCGTTGAAGTCACCGACAAAGTCGCTCAGTGGTTTGTCGCTTGCCTGTTGATATTCGCCTCTATCACCGCAGTTGCCTGGTATCAGATAGATCCCCCCCACGCATTTTGGGTCACCATCTCGGTATTAGTTGCAACTTGCCCGTGTGCACTGAGCCTGGCCATCCCGACTGCGCTAACATGCGCCGTGGCCACACTGACCCGAAAAGGAATACTGATCAAAGAAAGCCATGTGCTGGAAACGGTGCCTAAGCTGACCAGAATGGCCTTTGACAAAACAGGTACTCTGACCGAGGGGCGCTTCTCTATTGAGTCGGTCAGTGTCCTTAATAAAAACTGGCAGGAATCCGATGTAATGGCGCTGGCTGTTGCGTTGGAGCGCTACTCAGAGCACCCTATTGCCAAGGCATTTACCGAACTGGTGGTATCTCCCAGACAGCTGAGTGACGTTGAAGTCATCACTGGCAGTGGTGTTAAAGCCCGTTTTGGCGAGCATAGTGTTGCCATTGGTAAGTCCGCGTGGTTTGGTAATCATAGCTCTTTTGCCCAGGCAACGCTGTTCGTCGATGGCAAGCCCATTGCAGATTTCTATCTGGCAGACAAAGTCAGAAACAGTGCCCCTGAGATCATCAATTATGCCCAGGGTCAGGGCCTGAGCTGCCATTTACTCAGCGGTGACAGCTCCAATGCGGTCAAAGACTTAGCATTAGAACTTGGTCTGGATACTTACAAAAATGCCTGCTCTCCGCAGGATAAGCAAAAGCAGGTCGAATCTTGGTCAGCACAGCAGCATGTTGTTGGCATGGTCGGTGATGGCGTGAACGACAGCCCAGTGTTTAACAGTGCCCATTTATCCATTGCAATGGAAACCGGTGCTGATATTTCCAAAAATACCGCCGATGTCGTGTTGCTTAACAGTGACCTTAAATCACTGCAAACCCTGCATCAGGTCGCGAAGAAAACCAAAACGGTGATAAAACAGAACCTCACTTTGTCACTCTGTTACAATGGCTCTATATTACCGCTCGCCGCGATGGGATTAGTGCCGCCCTGGGTGGCCGTCATTGGCATGTCTGCGAGCTCAATTCTGGTGATCACTAACTCTTTGAGGTTACTGAAGCTATGA
- the uspE gene encoding universal stress protein UspE yields MEQIKRILTVIDPTKQQQNSLDRSISLAQKTGAKITAFLSIYDFSYEMTTMLSREEREAMREAVIKDREAWISELTSGYQNIDIETKVVWHNRPYEAIIKTVLEHEFDLVIKATHQHDTLKSVIFTPTDWHLIRKCPAPVLLVKDQAWPEKGEILAAVNAVSDDEQHQALNNRIIKDAQFLCELANASLSLVNTYPATPVNIAIEIPEFNPSQYNEAVKKHHEDETWALAQRFGLSDSQCVIKEGLPEDVIPHIAKQKNAELVVIGTVGRTGLSAALVGNTAEHVIDSLDCDVLALKPDGYKSPLAQ; encoded by the coding sequence ATGGAACAAATCAAACGCATTCTCACCGTCATAGATCCGACCAAACAGCAACAGAACAGCCTGGATCGTTCTATCAGTCTGGCGCAAAAAACAGGCGCAAAAATCACAGCCTTTTTATCCATTTATGATTTTTCTTACGAGATGACGACGATGTTATCGCGTGAAGAACGTGAAGCGATGAGAGAAGCGGTGATTAAGGACCGTGAGGCCTGGATTTCAGAGCTCACCAGCGGCTATCAAAATATTGATATCGAGACCAAAGTGGTGTGGCATAACCGGCCTTATGAAGCCATCATCAAAACGGTACTCGAACACGAATTTGATCTCGTTATTAAAGCGACTCACCAACATGACACGCTCAAGTCTGTGATTTTTACCCCCACCGACTGGCACCTAATCAGAAAGTGCCCTGCCCCTGTCTTATTAGTCAAAGACCAAGCCTGGCCAGAAAAAGGCGAAATACTTGCGGCAGTCAATGCGGTCAGTGATGACGAACAGCATCAGGCGCTGAACAATCGTATTATCAAAGACGCGCAGTTTTTATGTGAGCTTGCCAACGCCTCTTTGAGCCTGGTTAACACTTACCCGGCAACACCAGTAAACATCGCCATTGAGATCCCTGAATTTAACCCGTCTCAATATAATGAAGCGGTGAAGAAACACCACGAGGACGAAACCTGGGCACTGGCGCAGCGATTTGGCCTGAGCGACAGCCAATGTGTGATTAAGGAAGGCTTACCAGAGGATGTGATCCCGCATATTGCAAAACAAAAAAATGCCGAGCTAGTTGTGATTGGTACTGTTGGACGTACAGGCCTCAGCGCTGCACTGGTTGGTAACACGGCAGAGCACGTCATCGACAGCCTGGACTGCGACGTACTGGCCCTCAAGCCTGACGGTTACAAAAGCCCGCTAGCACAATAA
- the ttcA gene encoding tRNA 2-thiocytidine(32) synthetase TtcA: MSHSQEAKQAYSLNKLQKRLRRLAGQAVGDFNMIEEGDRVMVCLSGGKDSYTLLDVLQHLQRVAPIKFDVFAINLDQKQPGFPEHILPEYLDTLGIEYKIVEEDTYSIVKDKIPEGKTTCSLCSRLRRGILYRTAKEMGATKIALGHHRDDMIETMFLNMFYGGKLKGMPPKLMSDDGQHMVIRPLAYCKEADIARYAQSQAFPIIPCNLCGSQENLQRKHVKAMLNEWNTTHPGRVESIFTAMQNVVPSHLADHTLFDFRALQKDEVIDGGDIALDKPEFPSVPANAEQDEDEQTVQIQAIELS; this comes from the coding sequence GTGTCTCACTCACAAGAAGCAAAGCAAGCATATAGCCTGAACAAGTTGCAAAAACGCTTAAGAAGGCTGGCCGGTCAGGCTGTAGGCGATTTTAATATGATCGAAGAAGGCGACCGCGTAATGGTTTGCCTGTCTGGCGGTAAAGACAGTTATACTTTGCTGGACGTGCTGCAACACCTACAGCGCGTTGCTCCCATTAAGTTCGACGTGTTCGCCATCAACCTGGATCAGAAGCAGCCGGGTTTTCCAGAGCATATTCTGCCTGAGTATCTTGATACTCTCGGTATAGAATACAAGATTGTCGAAGAAGATACTTATTCAATCGTCAAAGATAAGATCCCGGAAGGTAAAACTACCTGCTCTCTTTGCTCTCGTTTGCGTCGCGGTATTTTGTACCGTACGGCCAAAGAAATGGGCGCAACCAAAATTGCGCTGGGTCACCACAGAGACGATATGATTGAGACCATGTTTTTGAACATGTTTTACGGTGGAAAATTAAAAGGTATGCCACCTAAGCTGATGAGCGATGATGGCCAGCATATGGTGATCCGCCCGCTGGCTTACTGTAAAGAAGCCGATATTGCAAGGTATGCGCAAAGTCAGGCATTCCCAATCATTCCCTGTAACTTGTGTGGATCACAAGAAAATTTGCAGCGTAAGCATGTTAAAGCCATGCTCAATGAATGGAATACCACTCACCCGGGCAGAGTTGAGAGCATTTTTACAGCCATGCAAAATGTTGTGCCCTCGCACCTCGCTGATCATACTTTATTCGATTTCCGCGCTTTGCAAAAAGACGAAGTTATTGATGGTGGCGATATTGCACTCGATAAGCCAGAGTTTCCAAGCGTGCCTGCAAACGCTGAGCAGGATGAAGACGAGCAAACAGTTCAGATCCAGGCAATAGAACTCAGTTAA
- a CDS encoding FNR family transcription factor yields MDLNNRSKSQCTISCNNCSISQLCLPFSLNGSEMDKLDEIIERKKPLHKGDFLFESGSELNAIFAVRSGSFKSYTISEQGDEQITGFHLAGDLVGFDAINKMQHQSFAQALETSMVCEIPFDTLDELAGKLPKLRQQIMRLMSSEINYDQEMLLLLNKKTAEERLATFIYNLSNRFGERGFSRKEFRFTMTRGEIGNYLGLTVETISRLLSRFQKAEIIKVEGKFITILDIDELAKAAAISL; encoded by the coding sequence ATGGATTTAAATAATCGTTCAAAAAGTCAATGTACTATCAGCTGCAATAACTGCAGTATCAGCCAATTATGCCTGCCCTTCTCTTTAAACGGCAGTGAAATGGATAAGCTGGATGAAATCATCGAGCGTAAAAAACCTCTGCACAAGGGGGACTTTTTGTTCGAGTCTGGTAGCGAGCTCAACGCAATTTTTGCGGTGCGCTCTGGGTCTTTTAAGTCCTACACTATTTCAGAGCAAGGTGATGAACAGATCACTGGGTTTCACCTGGCCGGTGACTTAGTCGGCTTTGATGCCATTAATAAAATGCAGCACCAAAGTTTTGCTCAGGCTCTGGAAACCTCTATGGTCTGTGAAATCCCATTTGATACCTTAGACGAGCTGGCTGGTAAGCTGCCGAAACTCAGGCAGCAAATCATGCGCCTGATGAGCAGCGAGATTAACTACGATCAGGAAATGTTATTGTTGCTTAACAAGAAAACAGCTGAAGAGCGCCTGGCCACTTTTATCTACAACCTGTCGAACCGCTTTGGCGAGCGCGGATTCTCGCGTAAAGAATTCCGTTTTACCATGACCCGAGGCGAAATTGGCAATTATCTGGGGCTGACCGTTGAAACCATTAGCCGCCTGTTGAGCCGCTTTCAAAAAGCAGAAATCATTAAAGTAGAAGGCAAATTCATCACCATTTTGGATATTGATGAGCTGGCCAAGGCCGCCGCAATTTCTCTTTGA
- a CDS encoding cbb3-type cytochrome oxidase subunit 3 yields MDYGTYRGILTLVILVLFIVIVVWAYSKRSKRRFDDAANAIFEDEKKHNNTISNEEKESEK; encoded by the coding sequence ATGGATTACGGCACATACAGAGGCATTTTGACTCTGGTAATTTTAGTACTGTTCATAGTGATTGTTGTGTGGGCATACAGCAAGCGTAGCAAACGTCGTTTTGATGACGCTGCCAATGCCATCTTTGAAGATGAAAAGAAACACAACAACACAATCTCAAACGAGGAAAAGGAGTCTGAAAAATGA
- the ccoS gene encoding cbb3-type cytochrome oxidase assembly protein CcoS: MSIIYILIPIAILFVIIAIGVFFWAVKSEQFSDLNKQGHSILFEDDKEQHNKSNDRDKSV; the protein is encoded by the coding sequence ATGAGTATTATTTATATCCTTATTCCCATTGCAATCTTGTTTGTCATCATCGCGATCGGGGTATTTTTTTGGGCTGTCAAAAGCGAGCAGTTTTCTGATCTGAATAAGCAGGGCCACAGCATTCTGTTCGAAGACGATAAAGAGCAACACAATAAAAGTAATGACCGAGATAAGTCTGTTTAG
- the ccoP gene encoding cytochrome-c oxidase, cbb3-type subunit III yields MTSFWSIWVIVLTLACLALIFGLLLWNLKNYTGVEEGESCGHEFDGIEELNNPLPKWWTYMFFATFIWSVYYLAAYPGLGNFAGFLNWTSSNQGVTSLEESKKAIEEAKANGHWVQLDKEFEAADERFGPIFKAFAEQDIETLVKDQKALEIGQRLFAQNCAQCHGSDARGAMGFPNLTDNDWLYGGTPDKIKETLLQGRVAAMPGWQDALGDQGIKEMTAYVLSLSGRKVNQKDAAAGQAKFAMCAACHGMDGKGSVAHNLPFGAPDLTDNIWLYGGSQRAVEETLRHGRAGVMPAWKDILGEDKVHLLTAYVYSLSQEK; encoded by the coding sequence ATGACTAGCTTTTGGAGTATTTGGGTCATCGTATTGACCTTGGCGTGTCTGGCTCTGATCTTTGGCCTGCTGCTTTGGAACCTGAAAAACTACACAGGTGTTGAAGAAGGCGAAAGTTGTGGTCACGAGTTTGACGGAATCGAAGAACTGAACAACCCACTACCTAAGTGGTGGACTTACATGTTCTTCGCAACATTTATCTGGTCTGTTTACTATCTTGCTGCTTACCCAGGTCTGGGTAACTTTGCAGGCTTTTTGAACTGGACGAGCTCTAACCAGGGCGTGACGTCTCTTGAAGAGTCTAAAAAGGCAATTGAAGAAGCCAAAGCAAATGGTCACTGGGTTCAACTTGATAAAGAGTTTGAAGCCGCTGATGAGCGTTTCGGTCCTATCTTCAAAGCATTTGCTGAGCAAGACATTGAAACTCTGGTTAAAGACCAAAAAGCACTTGAAATTGGTCAGCGCCTGTTTGCACAAAACTGTGCTCAGTGTCACGGCTCGGATGCACGTGGTGCAATGGGCTTCCCTAACCTGACAGACAATGACTGGTTGTATGGCGGTACGCCTGACAAGATCAAAGAAACACTACTGCAAGGTCGTGTTGCTGCGATGCCAGGTTGGCAGGATGCACTGGGTGACCAGGGTATCAAAGAAATGACCGCTTACGTACTGAGCTTATCAGGCCGTAAAGTGAATCAAAAAGATGCCGCTGCTGGTCAAGCTAAGTTCGCAATGTGTGCAGCCTGTCACGGTATGGATGGTAAAGGCTCTGTTGCCCATAACCTGCCATTTGGTGCGCCTGACTTGACTGACAACATCTGGTTGTACGGTGGCTCTCAACGTGCAGTTGAAGAAACACTGCGTCACGGCCGTGCCGGTGTGATGCCAGCGTGGAAAGACATTCTGGGCGAAGACAAAGTACACCTGCTAACGGCTTACGTGTACAGCCTCTCTCAGGAGAAATAA
- a CDS encoding GreA/GreB family elongation factor, with amino-acid sequence MERKLHEALEAADSARADATHEQSAAETQYDSLSIESGYLAQGQSERVDQAHHAILAFEHIFTVNRPAAVQVGALVELADEQDDHHWFFIGPCEGGLKVTLDNKEVRVITQAAPIGQALSGRRIGEEVEFHFNGTTQWLEVLDLL; translated from the coding sequence TTGGAACGTAAACTTCACGAGGCACTGGAGGCAGCAGACAGCGCTCGCGCAGATGCTACCCATGAGCAAAGTGCCGCAGAAACTCAGTATGACTCGTTGAGCATTGAATCTGGTTATTTGGCCCAAGGGCAAAGTGAGCGGGTTGATCAGGCGCACCATGCTATCTTGGCATTTGAGCATATTTTTACCGTAAATAGGCCTGCTGCTGTTCAGGTTGGTGCCTTGGTTGAGTTAGCTGATGAGCAGGATGACCACCACTGGTTTTTTATTGGCCCGTGTGAGGGGGGTCTGAAAGTGACATTGGATAACAAAGAGGTCAGAGTCATTACCCAGGCTGCGCCCATCGGGCAGGCATTGAGCGGTCGTCGTATTGGTGAAGAGGTCGAATTTCATTTTAATGGCACGACTCAGTGGCTGGAGGTTTTGGACTTGCTGTGA
- a CDS encoding FixH family protein encodes MNPTPWYKNFWPWFLMFFPLVTIIACVFLVIFAVGNGPDMVVDDYYKKGKAINLELSKFDKAKALYLHGDIDVSDDRVSFTFTKGDHSKVNALKASFYHRTVKKYDFEVTLLANASGEFTAILDEPHHGAFTVFLEPMDQSWKLKEKLQLPTTQKVAISPEYK; translated from the coding sequence ATGAACCCTACTCCCTGGTATAAGAATTTTTGGCCTTGGTTTTTAATGTTTTTTCCGCTGGTTACCATCATTGCCTGCGTATTTTTAGTGATCTTTGCTGTCGGTAATGGCCCGGATATGGTGGTCGACGACTACTACAAAAAAGGCAAAGCCATAAACCTTGAACTCAGCAAGTTCGATAAAGCCAAAGCTTTGTACTTACATGGTGATATAGATGTCAGTGATGACAGAGTGAGCTTCACCTTCACCAAGGGTGACCACAGCAAAGTCAACGCGCTCAAAGCGTCGTTTTATCACCGTACCGTGAAAAAATATGATTTTGAAGTCACCCTGCTGGCCAATGCATCCGGTGAATTTACCGCGATTCTGGATGAGCCACATCACGGTGCGTTTACCGTGTTTCTTGAACCTATGGACCAAAGCTGGAAGCTTAAAGAGAAGCTTCAGTTACCCACTACACAGAAAGTCGCCATTTCTCCAGAATATAAGTAG
- the ccoO gene encoding cytochrome-c oxidase, cbb3-type subunit II, with product MSNNNSTNKHEIVEKNVGLMAILTVFAISFGALVEITPLMFQKDTTQPVDGLRPLTALEMEGRDIYVREGCYNCHSQMVRPFRDEVERYGHYSVAGESVWDHPFQWGSKRTGPDLARVGQRYSDDWHFAHLMDPRSVVPESNMPGYPWLNENVLDGQLTAKKLEVFRNFGVPYTDEDIQGAEAAVKGKTEMEALIAYLQQLGTHLK from the coding sequence ATGAGCAATAATAACTCTACAAATAAACATGAAATCGTCGAAAAGAACGTTGGCCTGATGGCTATCCTGACGGTTTTTGCCATCAGCTTCGGTGCGCTCGTTGAGATCACACCGCTGATGTTCCAAAAAGACACTACCCAGCCTGTTGATGGCCTGCGCCCGCTCACAGCACTGGAAATGGAAGGTCGTGATATCTATGTTCGTGAAGGTTGTTACAACTGTCACTCACAGATGGTCCGCCCATTCCGTGACGAAGTGGAGCGTTATGGTCACTACTCTGTAGCTGGTGAATCTGTTTGGGATCACCCGTTCCAGTGGGGCTCTAAGCGTACAGGTCCAGACCTGGCGCGTGTTGGTCAACGTTATTCTGATGACTGGCACTTTGCCCACTTAATGGATCCACGCTCTGTGGTACCAGAGTCAAATATGCCTGGCTACCCTTGGCTCAATGAGAATGTATTGGACGGTCAATTAACCGCTAAGAAACTTGAAGTGTTCCGTAACTTCGGTGTGCCTTACACCGATGAGGACATTCAAGGTGCTGAAGCCGCAGTAAAGGGCAAAACCGAAATGGAAGCCCTGATTGCCTACCTTCAGCAACTTGGCACACATTTGAAGTAA
- a CDS encoding sulfite exporter TauE/SafE family protein, whose amino-acid sequence MTEISLFSAFVMGLVGSGHCLVMCGGIASSLQLAQTKQSPFVTALLYNLGRLGSYMVAGALVAGLGAAFAKQSTLFANILNVLSGIFMLLVGIYVMRLAATLNWLEKAGKWLLWQRLVQLNKYLLPIDSKVKALAYGALWGWLPCGLVYSALTWSLQASSSLSGALTMAAFALGTFPAMLAVGQTAQLLNTFLNHKATRIALGNIFIWYGFYLLIIATDKLVH is encoded by the coding sequence ATGACCGAGATAAGTCTGTTTAGCGCCTTTGTCATGGGCCTGGTTGGCAGCGGCCATTGTCTGGTGATGTGTGGTGGTATCGCATCCAGCCTACAACTTGCTCAAACCAAACAGTCGCCTTTTGTCACTGCGCTGCTATATAACCTCGGCAGATTAGGCAGCTATATGGTGGCTGGTGCATTGGTTGCCGGGCTCGGCGCGGCATTTGCCAAACAAAGCACCTTATTTGCTAACATATTGAATGTGCTGAGTGGCATATTTATGCTGCTGGTTGGTATCTATGTCATGCGTCTTGCCGCGACGCTCAACTGGCTGGAAAAAGCAGGAAAATGGCTGCTCTGGCAACGTCTGGTGCAGCTTAACAAATACTTGCTTCCCATCGACAGCAAGGTTAAGGCCCTGGCATACGGTGCCCTATGGGGCTGGTTGCCATGTGGGCTGGTCTATTCAGCGCTGACCTGGAGCCTTCAGGCAAGCAGCAGCCTGAGCGGTGCACTCACAATGGCCGCGTTTGCACTGGGCACTTTTCCGGCCATGTTAGCGGTAGGCCAAACCGCCCAGTTGCTCAATACATTCTTAAATCACAAGGCAACACGCATTGCGCTTGGCAATATTTTTATTTGGTATGGCTTTTATCTACTAATCATTGCAACGGACAAACTAGTACATTAA
- the ccoN gene encoding cytochrome-c oxidase, cbb3-type subunit I — protein MSQTVASQTEYNYKVVRQFAIMTVIWGIVGMGVGVFIAAQLAWPALNFDIPWLTYSRLRPLHTNAVIFAFGTSALFATSYYVVQRTCQTRLFSDKLAAFTFWGWQAIILSAAITLPLGITSSKEYAELEWPIDIAIAVVWVTYAVVFFGTLIKRKVSHIYVANWFYAGFIITVAVLHIVNSMAVPISLTKSYSIYAGAVDAMVQWWYGHNAVGFLLTAGFLGMMYYFVPKQAGRPVYSYRLSVVHFWALVSLYIWAGPHHLHYTALPDWTQSLGMVMSVILFVPSWGGMINGIMTLSGAWHKLRTDPVLRFLVVSLSFYGMSTFEGPMMAIKSVNALSHYTDWTVGHVHSGALGWVAMISIGAIYHLIPALFGHANMYSVKLVNTHFWLHTVGVVLYIVAMWISGVMQGLMWRAVNSDGTLMYSFVQSLEASKPFYIMRFLGGVFIVVGMLVMAYNVYRTVAAKSGSLTTEANTQMA, from the coding sequence ATGAGCCAAACAGTAGCATCACAAACTGAGTACAATTATAAGGTTGTACGCCAATTCGCTATAATGACAGTGATTTGGGGCATCGTTGGCATGGGTGTAGGTGTATTTATCGCGGCGCAACTTGCGTGGCCTGCGTTAAACTTCGACATTCCATGGTTAACTTACTCTCGACTTCGTCCGTTACACACGAACGCAGTAATCTTCGCATTTGGTACAAGTGCACTATTTGCAACATCTTACTATGTTGTACAGCGCACGTGTCAGACGCGTTTATTCTCTGACAAGCTAGCCGCTTTCACTTTTTGGGGCTGGCAGGCAATCATTCTTTCAGCAGCCATCACTTTGCCATTAGGTATCACATCTTCTAAAGAATATGCTGAACTTGAGTGGCCAATCGATATCGCAATTGCTGTTGTTTGGGTCACCTATGCGGTCGTGTTCTTCGGCACACTGATCAAGCGTAAAGTGTCTCACATCTATGTTGCTAACTGGTTCTATGCAGGCTTCATCATTACCGTTGCAGTGCTGCACATTGTTAACAGCATGGCAGTACCTATATCTCTGACTAAGTCATACTCTATTTATGCGGGTGCAGTAGATGCTATGGTTCAGTGGTGGTACGGTCACAACGCGGTAGGCTTCCTTCTGACTGCTGGTTTCCTGGGTATGATGTACTACTTCGTACCTAAGCAAGCAGGTCGCCCTGTTTACTCTTACCGTTTATCGGTTGTTCACTTCTGGGCGCTGGTTTCTCTGTATATTTGGGCAGGTCCTCACCACCTTCACTACACTGCACTACCTGACTGGACTCAGTCTCTAGGTATGGTGATGTCAGTGATCCTATTCGTGCCTTCTTGGGGTGGTATGATCAACGGTATCATGACGCTGTCTGGCGCTTGGCACAAACTACGCACCGACCCTGTACTGCGTTTCCTGGTTGTTTCTCTGTCTTTCTATGGTATGTCTACCTTCGAAGGTCCAATGATGGCAATCAAATCTGTAAACGCATTGTCACACTACACTGACTGGACTGTTGGCCACGTACACTCAGGCGCTCTGGGTTGGGTTGCAATGATCTCTATCGGTGCTATCTACCACCTGATCCCTGCACTATTTGGTCACGCTAACATGTACAGCGTTAAACTGGTTAACACTCACTTCTGGTTACACACTGTTGGTGTTGTTCTGTACATCGTAGCAATGTGGATCTCAGGTGTAATGCAAGGTCTGATGTGGCGTGCAGTTAACTCTGACGGTACTTTGATGTACAGCTTCGTACAGTCGCTTGAAGCGTCTAAGCCTTTCTATATCATGCGATTCCTGGGCGGTGTATTCATCGTGGTTGGTATGCTGGTAATGGCTTACAACGTCTACCGTACAGTGGCAGCTAAGAGTGGCTCTTTGACCACTGAAGCTAACACGCAAATGGCTTAA